The Streptococcus sp. 29896 genome includes a region encoding these proteins:
- the aguB gene encoding N-carbamoylputrescine amidase, translated as MRNVTVAAVQMQCSQNLRENLATAERLVRQAAGQGAQIILLPELFERPYFCQERQYDYYNYAKSVEENDAVQHFIPIAKELQVVLPISFYEKDGNSLYNSIAVIDADGSVLGVYRKTHIPDDHYYQEKFYFTPGNTGFKVWETRHAKIGIGICWDQWFPETARCLALNGAELLFYPTAIGSEPILDTDSQGHWQRTMQGHSAANIMPVIAANRIGLEEVQPSEENGGQSSSLRFYGSSFLTDETGELIEKAGREEEAVLLATYDLDKGARERLDWGLFRDRRPHMYHKITK; from the coding sequence ATGAGAAATGTTACTGTAGCAGCTGTCCAGATGCAGTGTAGTCAGAACCTTCGGGAAAATCTGGCGACCGCAGAGCGTTTGGTCAGACAGGCTGCTGGTCAGGGAGCGCAGATTATTCTCCTGCCTGAACTCTTTGAGCGTCCTTATTTTTGTCAAGAACGCCAGTATGACTATTATAACTATGCCAAGTCTGTAGAGGAAAACGATGCTGTTCAGCACTTTATTCCTATTGCCAAGGAATTGCAGGTTGTCTTGCCTATTTCCTTCTATGAAAAAGATGGAAATAGCCTGTATAATTCCATTGCGGTCATTGATGCGGATGGTAGTGTTTTGGGAGTTTATCGCAAGACGCATATCCCTGACGATCATTACTATCAGGAGAAGTTTTACTTCACGCCTGGAAATACTGGTTTCAAGGTCTGGGAAACACGTCACGCTAAGATTGGCATTGGCATCTGTTGGGACCAATGGTTTCCAGAAACAGCTCGCTGTTTGGCACTGAATGGAGCAGAATTGCTCTTTTATCCAACAGCTATTGGTTCGGAGCCGATTTTGGATACGGATAGTCAAGGTCATTGGCAGCGGACTATGCAGGGCCATTCGGCGGCCAACATCATGCCAGTCATTGCGGCCAACCGTATCGGTTTGGAAGAAGTGCAGCCTTCTGAAGAAAATGGCGGTCAATCGTCTAGCTTGCGTTTCTATGGCTCCTCTTTCTTGACAGATGAAACAGGTGAATTGATTGAGAAAGCAGGTCGTGAGGAGGAAGCTGTCTTGCTTGCTACTTATGATTTGGACAAGGGAGCGCGTGAGCGTTTGGATTGGGGACTCTTTAGAGATCGTCGACCGCACATGTATCACAAAATCACAAAATAA
- a CDS encoding transglutaminase domain-containing protein, whose protein sequence is MKSLRRIVLVLVLLAVGVGLYLGVTGSEAFQNMETATKLQESLAKEKAEKQAKQAELEKQFPTLREELADKFYFSSLNNEEEEEAYMTLYLNSRAAVTTKDYYEMPRMSDLSTYRVHHSLSNDFPEFYWFGAGAYAMENNTPNLTDQQIEDYFTMLEMGKNIVSQLPQTNDFDKVKAIYDYVILHTEYNHAALADDALSFQNQAIDSILLNGLSVCGGYSRTFQFLCQLAGIESIYVTGFLELGPEFEFANTYHAWNLVKIDGKYYGVDTTWGDPAYMSNGQDENLPAINYDYLCIPATILERSHRPVSRLLEAYQMEISSKNDPDLTYPTYDDNSLNQHSLDGTYMEGQDMGKVVERLRQSLAAGQGSISLQFADKSLFDKVLQDVARSDSQISALYFDEFGSSSIGYSNDPYVYSIQLTKQ, encoded by the coding sequence ATGAAAAGTTTACGTCGTATTGTTTTGGTATTGGTTTTGTTAGCAGTTGGAGTTGGCCTTTATTTAGGTGTAACAGGATCAGAAGCCTTTCAAAATATGGAAACGGCAACGAAACTGCAAGAAAGCTTGGCCAAGGAAAAAGCAGAAAAGCAAGCCAAACAGGCTGAGTTGGAGAAGCAGTTTCCGACTCTTAGAGAAGAATTGGCAGATAAGTTTTATTTCTCTTCCTTGAATAATGAGGAGGAAGAGGAAGCTTATATGACGCTTTATCTTAATTCTCGAGCAGCTGTCACTACTAAGGACTATTATGAAATGCCGAGAATGTCGGATCTTTCGACCTACCGTGTCCATCATTCCTTGTCCAATGATTTCCCTGAATTTTATTGGTTTGGAGCAGGTGCTTATGCCATGGAAAACAATACTCCAAATCTGACAGACCAGCAAATTGAAGACTATTTTACCATGTTGGAAATGGGAAAAAATATTGTCAGCCAACTACCGCAAACCAACGATTTTGACAAGGTTAAGGCTATCTATGATTATGTAATTCTCCATACGGAGTATAATCATGCAGCTTTGGCAGATGATGCACTTTCTTTCCAAAACCAAGCCATAGACTCCATCTTGCTTAATGGGCTGTCAGTCTGTGGTGGTTACAGCCGAACTTTTCAATTTTTATGTCAATTAGCAGGCATTGAATCCATCTATGTCACAGGATTTTTGGAATTGGGACCAGAATTTGAGTTTGCAAATACCTATCACGCTTGGAATTTGGTTAAAATTGATGGAAAATACTATGGAGTAGATACCACTTGGGGAGATCCAGCCTACATGTCAAATGGTCAGGATGAGAACCTCCCAGCGATTAACTATGATTATCTGTGCATTCCGGCTACGATTTTGGAGAGAAGTCACCGTCCAGTTTCGCGCTTGTTGGAAGCTTATCAGATGGAAATTTCTTCTAAAAACGATCCCGATTTGACCTATCCAACTTATGATGACAATTCCTTGAACCAACATTCTTTGGATGGAACTTATATGGAGGGTCAGGACATGGGCAAAGTTGTAGAGCGCTTGCGCCAATCGCTTGCTGCAGGACAAGGCTCGATTAGCTTGCAGTTTGCTGATAAATCTCTTTTTGACAAGGTCTTACAGGATGTAGCCCGATCGGATTCACAAATTAGTGCCCTCTATTTTGATGAATTTGGAAGTTCGTCCATTGGATATTCTAATGATCCTTATGTTTATAGTATTCAACTCACTAAGCAATAA
- a CDS encoding TVP38/TMEM64 family protein — MYKFWQKTIQVLSILTLIASFFFVIWLYRIGILNDQNVLTDMIKSHGAFGSLSFLGIQILQVVFPIIPGGVTTVVGFLVFNFWRGFFLNYVGISIGSILLFALARRYGKKFCLLFMNEETFEKYESKIDNKRGYELFFIFCMLSPISPADIVVMITGLTSMSYRKFILITLLCRPVSIIAYSYFWIYGSQWLQNLLG; from the coding sequence ATGTATAAATTTTGGCAGAAAACCATTCAGGTACTCAGCATTTTAACCCTGATTGCATCCTTCTTTTTTGTAATTTGGCTTTACCGTATCGGAATTCTAAATGATCAGAATGTCCTGACAGACATGATTAAAAGCCACGGCGCTTTTGGCAGTCTATCCTTTCTTGGCATTCAAATTCTTCAAGTTGTATTTCCGATTATTCCTGGGGGGGTTACTACGGTTGTCGGCTTTTTGGTCTTCAATTTTTGGCGGGGCTTTTTCCTGAACTATGTCGGTATCTCAATCGGCAGCATCCTCCTCTTCGCCTTAGCAAGAAGATATGGAAAAAAATTCTGCCTGCTCTTTATGAATGAAGAAACCTTTGAAAAGTATGAAAGTAAGATCGACAACAAACGAGGCTATGAACTCTTCTTTATCTTCTGCATGTTGTCACCGATTTCTCCAGCAGATATTGTCGTTATGATCACTGGTCTAACTTCTATGTCTTATCGGAAATTCATTCTGATCACCCTCTTGTGCCGTCCTGTCTCAATCATTGCATATAGCTACTTTTGGATTTACGGCAGCCAGTGGCTACAAAATCTTCTTGGATAA